In bacterium, a single genomic region encodes these proteins:
- a CDS encoding phosphoribosylanthranilate isomerase — protein MFRIKICGVTRPEDAAHAVSCGAEAIGINFFPGSPRCIPEETAREIVEAVADRAEVVGVFVNEVPETIVAVCGRLGIRRVQLHGDEPPGDASRIPLWRMKAVHADRTPDLPSLLAYPCEAFLFDAGGGKGAYGGTGRELAWEGLGERFPGIAGERGPAGARKPWILAGGLTPANVERAILAARPSGVDVASGVESYPGRKDPEKVKAFIERAKAGFRIAET, from the coding sequence ATGTTTCGCATCAAGATCTGCGGGGTGACCCGTCCGGAGGACGCAGCGCACGCCGTCTCGTGCGGGGCGGAGGCGATCGGGATCAACTTTTTCCCGGGATCGCCGCGGTGCATCCCGGAAGAAACCGCCCGGGAGATCGTCGAGGCGGTGGCGGACCGGGCCGAAGTCGTCGGCGTGTTCGTGAACGAGGTCCCGGAGACGATCGTGGCGGTGTGCGGACGGCTCGGGATCCGACGGGTTCAGCTTCACGGGGACGAGCCTCCCGGGGATGCCTCCCGCATCCCGCTCTGGCGAATGAAGGCGGTCCACGCGGATCGTACCCCGGATCTCCCATCGCTCCTCGCGTATCCGTGCGAGGCGTTCCTGTTCGACGCGGGCGGCGGCAAGGGCGCCTACGGGGGTACCGGTCGGGAACTGGCGTGGGAGGGGCTCGGGGAGCGGTTCCCGGGGATCGCCGGTGAGCGTGGTCCGGCGGGTGCGAGGAAGCCGTGGATCCTCGCGGGCGGCCTGACGCCCGCAAACGTCGAGCGTGCGATCCTCGCGGCGCGCCCGTCCGGAGTCGATGTCGCCTCCGGCGTGGAGTCGTACCCCGGGAGGAAAGACCCGGAGAAGGTCAAAGCGTTCATCGAACGCGCGAAAGCGGGGTTCCGTATTGCGGAAACGTGA
- the trpB gene encoding tryptophan synthase subunit beta, with protein sequence MPDAAGHFGPYGGRYVAETLMSALIELEKAYRAARRDRSFHRELNGLLKNYAGRPTPVYFAERLTEKAGGARIHIKREDLAHTGSHKINNTLGQGLLARRMGKRRIIAETGAGQHGVATATVCARMGIPCEIYMGEEDVRRQSHNVFRMRLLGARVNPVTSGSRTLKDAMNEALRDWVTNVRTTYYLIGSTAGPHPYPEMVRDFQSVIGREALSQFRKEEGKLPNAVVACVGGGSNAMGIFTSFIRYPKVRLYGVEAGGLGLSSGKHGATLSRGKVGVLHGSKSFLLQDANGQILEAHSISAGLDYPGVGPEHSWLKRTGRAKYVSVTDAQALSGFSLLSRYEGIQPALESSHAVAFAYRLAKSMRTSESVLVNLSGRGDKDMGILMEMQEGGHDED encoded by the coding sequence ATGCCGGATGCGGCGGGCCACTTCGGCCCCTATGGGGGGAGATACGTCGCCGAGACGCTGATGTCCGCGCTGATCGAACTGGAAAAAGCGTACCGTGCGGCCCGGCGCGACCGTTCCTTCCATCGGGAGCTCAACGGTCTTCTCAAGAATTACGCCGGCCGGCCGACCCCGGTGTACTTCGCGGAGCGGCTGACGGAAAAGGCGGGAGGCGCCCGGATCCACATCAAGCGGGAAGATCTCGCCCACACGGGTTCGCACAAGATCAACAATACGCTCGGGCAGGGGCTCCTGGCGCGCAGGATGGGGAAGAGGCGCATCATCGCCGAAACGGGCGCGGGCCAGCACGGCGTCGCGACGGCCACCGTCTGCGCCAGGATGGGGATCCCGTGCGAGATCTACATGGGGGAAGAGGACGTCCGGCGGCAGTCCCACAACGTCTTCCGGATGCGCCTGCTCGGAGCCCGCGTAAACCCGGTGACCTCGGGTAGCCGGACGCTGAAGGACGCCATGAACGAGGCGCTCCGCGACTGGGTGACGAATGTCCGGACCACCTACTACCTGATCGGTTCCACGGCAGGTCCGCACCCGTACCCGGAGATGGTCCGGGACTTCCAGTCCGTGATCGGGCGGGAAGCGCTGTCGCAGTTCCGGAAGGAGGAAGGAAAACTGCCGAACGCCGTCGTGGCTTGCGTGGGCGGTGGAAGCAACGCGATGGGGATCTTCACTTCCTTCATCCGATATCCCAAGGTGCGGCTGTACGGGGTGGAGGCGGGGGGTCTCGGCCTCTCTTCCGGGAAACACGGGGCCACGCTCTCCCGCGGGAAGGTCGGCGTTCTCCACGGCAGCAAATCGTTCCTCCTGCAGGACGCGAACGGACAGATCCTCGAAGCCCACTCGATTTCCGCGGGGCTGGACTACCCCGGCGTGGGGCCGGAGCACTCGTGGTTGAAGCGGACCGGCAGGGCGAAGTACGTCTCCGTGACGGACGCGCAGGCACTCTCGGGCTTCTCCCTTCTCTCCCGGTACGAGGGGATCCAGCCCGCGCTCGAGTCGTCGCATGCCGTCGCGTTCGCGTACCGCCTGGCGAAATCGATGCGGACTTCCGAATCGGTCCTGGTGAACCTCTCCGGACGGGGCGACAAGGACATGGGGATCCTGATGGAGATGCAGGAGGGCGGCCATGACGAGGATTGA
- the trpA gene encoding tryptophan synthase subunit alpha: MTRIDAAFRRLRASGEKGLVVYLTAGDPTPAASLRYLRAAADAGADIIEVGVPFSDPTADGPTIEAASGRALSAGMNVAGALELVRRFRDTHATPVVLFGYCNPFHRYGWPSLCRDAREAGVDGFLVVDLPFEESEEALPSIRKAGLDWIPLAAPTSGMARVRAIDRAGSGFLYLISVTGVTGVRKTLPPEVAAWTRKVSKAARLPVAVGFGISTPAMAAAATRHADAAVVGSACVKIVERNGRGPRGPAELSRFVRSLKKALR, translated from the coding sequence ATGACGAGGATTGACGCGGCCTTCCGACGCCTCCGGGCGTCCGGGGAGAAAGGGCTCGTGGTCTATTTGACCGCGGGAGATCCCACACCCGCGGCGTCCCTCCGATACCTCCGGGCGGCCGCGGACGCCGGCGCCGACATCATCGAGGTGGGAGTCCCCTTTTCGGATCCCACGGCGGACGGACCCACGATCGAGGCGGCATCGGGGCGGGCGCTGTCGGCGGGGATGAACGTCGCGGGGGCCCTCGAACTGGTGAGGAGATTCCGCGATACGCACGCCACGCCGGTCGTGCTCTTCGGATATTGCAACCCGTTTCACCGGTACGGCTGGCCCTCCCTGTGCAGGGATGCCCGGGAGGCGGGGGTCGACGGTTTCCTGGTGGTCGACTTGCCTTTCGAAGAGAGCGAAGAGGCGCTGCCGTCGATCCGGAAGGCGGGGCTCGACTGGATCCCCCTTGCCGCTCCCACGAGCGGAATGGCGCGGGTTCGGGCAATTGACCGTGCGGGTTCCGGGTTTTTGTACCTGATCTCCGTTACCGGGGTCACCGGCGTCCGCAAAACCCTCCCTCCCGAGGTGGCGGCGTGGACGAGGAAGGTCTCGAAGGCGGCCAGGCTTCCTGTGGCCGTCGGATTCGGCATCTCCACGCCGGCGATGGCGGCGGCGGCCACCCGGCACGCCGACGCGGCGGTCGTCGGGAGCGCCTGCGTCAAGATCGTCGAAAGGAACGGCCGCGGTCCCCGGGGGCCCGCGGAGCTGTCCCGGTTCGTCCGATCCCTTAAAAAGGCACTGAGGTGA
- the accD gene encoding acetyl-CoA carboxylase, carboxyltransferase subunit beta, protein MTMAIRLFRKRDENDRKIKIPEGMWIKCGACLEIIYKPEVERNLNVCPKCVYHFRIPARERIRAVIDEGTFVEFGEEMESVDILNFTDTKKYVDRLKEAKKKTGRKEAVITGKGKIHGVEVALAVLDFEFQGGSMGSVVGEKIAITAEVALESRIPLIIFSASGGARMQEGTLSLMQMAKTSAALARLSDARLPFISVLTDPTTGGVAASFAMLGDVIISEPGALVGFAGPRVIEQTIQQKLPDGFQRAEFLLEHGMVDMIVERSRLKATLSTILRYLSGSGDR, encoded by the coding sequence ATGACCATGGCGATTCGACTCTTCCGGAAAAGGGACGAAAACGACAGGAAGATCAAGATCCCGGAAGGGATGTGGATCAAGTGCGGCGCCTGCCTCGAAATCATCTACAAGCCCGAGGTGGAACGGAACCTGAACGTCTGCCCCAAGTGCGTCTACCACTTCCGCATCCCCGCCCGGGAGCGGATCCGCGCCGTGATCGACGAGGGGACCTTCGTCGAATTCGGCGAGGAAATGGAGTCCGTGGACATCCTGAACTTCACGGACACGAAGAAGTACGTCGATCGCCTGAAGGAGGCGAAGAAGAAGACGGGGCGCAAGGAAGCCGTCATCACGGGAAAGGGAAAGATCCACGGGGTCGAGGTGGCCCTGGCGGTGCTCGACTTCGAATTCCAGGGCGGCTCGATGGGAAGCGTCGTCGGGGAGAAGATCGCCATCACGGCCGAGGTCGCCCTCGAATCACGCATTCCGCTCATCATCTTCAGCGCATCCGGCGGCGCACGCATGCAGGAGGGGACGCTCTCCCTGATGCAGATGGCAAAGACGAGCGCGGCGCTCGCGCGTCTCTCGGACGCCCGCCTTCCCTTCATCAGCGTGCTGACCGATCCGACCACGGGAGGGGTGGCGGCGAGCTTCGCGATGCTGGGGGACGTCATCATCTCCGAGCCGGGAGCGCTGGTCGGATTCGCGGGTCCGAGGGTGATCGAGCAGACGATCCAGCAGAAACTGCCGGACGGGTTCCAGCGCGCCGAGTTTCTCCTCGAACACGGGATGGTGGACATGATCGTGGAGCGCAGCCGTCTCAAGGCCACGCTTTCGACGATCCTCCGGTACTTGTCAGGTTCCGGGGATCGATGA
- a CDS encoding Mur ligase family protein, translating to MIGGSGPSGPEIVRPGLARIVSAFSRSGHPEKAFRTLHVAGTNGKGSTASFAWDILRRLPLGPIGLYTSPHLVAPEERIRVDGETISPRALRDGFRVADRFSPAGDPLTWFEKMTWVASGWFRRKGARIVVMETGLGGRWDATSACRPAVSVITTVGHDHMEWLGKTLGRIAGEKAGILRVGVPLVIGRLRPTARAVVLRRARELGCGIWELGRTFGWRECRDGTIAVSLPGLDLDRMRVGMIGGFQRDNAAVALAASWLLASGEGIGPETFAAAASKALPIARWPGRWCPLPLRKNAGAWVDGGHNPEAASALAREISGNPPWGKGRRLIALWSMLSDKDAPGYLRRIGRSFDGIVTYPISHPRGAGRGALAEACAKQGIACRLAGDFPEGWRIARRWSGKGGVVLVCGSLAAAGEAYRHRVGFVP from the coding sequence ATGATCGGGGGAAGCGGACCTTCCGGCCCGGAAATCGTCCGCCCCGGACTGGCCCGGATCGTGTCGGCGTTTTCCCGGTCCGGGCACCCGGAGAAGGCGTTCCGTACCCTCCATGTCGCGGGGACCAACGGCAAGGGATCCACCGCCTCTTTCGCGTGGGACATCCTGCGCCGATTGCCGCTGGGCCCCATCGGACTGTACACCTCCCCGCACCTTGTCGCGCCGGAAGAACGGATCCGCGTCGACGGGGAAACGATCTCTCCCCGCGCCCTTCGTGACGGATTTCGCGTCGCGGATCGTTTCTCTCCCGCCGGGGATCCGCTGACCTGGTTCGAGAAGATGACCTGGGTCGCCTCCGGATGGTTCCGTCGCAAGGGCGCCCGGATCGTGGTCATGGAGACCGGGCTCGGCGGCCGGTGGGACGCGACCAGCGCATGCCGCCCCGCGGTTTCGGTGATCACGACCGTCGGGCACGATCACATGGAGTGGCTGGGGAAAACGCTCGGCAGGATCGCCGGAGAAAAGGCGGGGATCCTTCGCGTGGGCGTCCCGCTCGTAATCGGCCGGCTGAGGCCGACCGCACGCGCCGTGGTGCTGCGGCGCGCCCGGGAGCTCGGCTGCGGGATCTGGGAACTCGGCCGGACCTTCGGTTGGAGGGAGTGCAGGGACGGCACGATCGCGGTGTCGCTGCCCGGCCTCGATCTCGACCGGATGAGAGTGGGGATGATCGGCGGATTCCAGCGGGACAACGCCGCCGTCGCGCTGGCCGCCTCGTGGCTCCTCGCGTCCGGCGAGGGGATCGGGCCGGAAACCTTCGCCGCGGCGGCGTCGAAGGCGCTCCCGATCGCGCGTTGGCCCGGCCGATGGTGCCCGCTCCCGCTCCGGAAGAACGCCGGCGCGTGGGTCGACGGTGGACACAACCCGGAGGCGGCGTCCGCACTGGCGCGGGAAATATCGGGCAATCCCCCCTGGGGAAAGGGGAGGCGACTGATCGCATTGTGGAGCATGCTTTCCGATAAGGACGCCCCGGGGTACCTGCGGAGGATCGGGCGATCCTTCGACGGGATCGTGACGTATCCGATCTCTCACCCTCGCGGGGCGGGAAGAGGGGCGCTCGCGGAAGCCTGCGCGAAACAGGGGATCGCCTGCCGCCTCGCGGGAGACTTCCCGGAAGGGTGGCGGATCGCGCGCAGGTGGTCCGGAAAGGGCGGCGTCGTGCTCGTGTGCGGTTCGCTCGCCGCCGCGGGGGAAGCCTACCGGCATCGCGTCGGTTTCGTCCCGTGA
- the lptD gene encoding LPS assembly protein LptD has translation MNRLRRIAIVLLMTFAGVADVAAEVRLPLPSALKELKKPGIRFDAPVHMTADTLVYDEDTGVALAEGNVELVLGARTMRADKIRYDSTTGEAELTGKVRYKDAEEEFAFDRITINLDSETGVLYNGTIRISTNNYLIASRRIEKTGKNSFLIEKGMLTTCPCDPEPDWKFEVRRARVTLDQYAVGKDITFHLRGVPVLWLPWGAFPVKMTRQSGLLLPSFSSSRTRGYSLQLPYYQVINRWSDATVTLETMSHRGYRPEAEYRFVLNPESVGAIRATMFRDRVDDGNRARYYGENVYRSGPFTANATLEIASDSRYYLDLVDNSALVAARHARSEGFASVAGAHSEHAVSILWNKDLQDLPGPDNTAQRVPEYTMTLLPGGIPSSWVDLSGEISATRFQRRAGSDELRARGFGEVSRAFLLYKSFTLAPYLFADVLGTSFERSSGGSTDGGRFVPGGGMTLSADARRDFKESALVHTAGASVGYRYIPKVRQDDLPVTDRWSRLAPQSQFLFTFSQRLLGVKSGAVPKEFLSLHMEWAYDLGGNDPSGSPYVDPLAPYVRALRDQIDTGANRLPKKNDASSDIYAMVGLTPWNRWKFHGEALFDPKESVFTVGAVGAEYKKDEDHRILGEYRLSRDLAEDVRGTFAWRLLRWLRVQAQANYSMKNGFLSEGAVGMSVFPKSDCWNVGFTVERKTQPDDTSMRLTFGLKGIGSMGQ, from the coding sequence GTGAATCGTCTTCGCCGCATCGCCATCGTCCTGCTTATGACCTTCGCCGGCGTCGCGGACGTCGCGGCGGAGGTTCGTCTTCCTCTTCCCTCCGCCCTGAAGGAACTCAAGAAACCGGGGATCCGTTTCGATGCTCCGGTTCACATGACGGCCGACACGCTCGTGTACGACGAGGATACCGGGGTCGCCTTGGCGGAGGGGAACGTCGAACTGGTGCTGGGAGCCCGGACGATGCGCGCCGACAAGATCCGGTACGACTCGACGACGGGGGAGGCGGAACTGACCGGGAAGGTGCGGTACAAGGATGCGGAAGAGGAGTTCGCTTTCGACCGGATCACGATCAACCTCGACTCGGAGACCGGAGTCCTCTACAACGGCACGATCCGGATCAGCACCAACAACTATCTCATCGCGAGCCGGAGGATCGAGAAGACCGGAAAGAATTCGTTCCTGATCGAGAAGGGGATGCTGACCACGTGCCCGTGCGACCCGGAGCCGGACTGGAAGTTCGAGGTGCGCCGGGCGCGGGTCACCCTGGATCAATACGCGGTCGGGAAGGACATCACGTTCCACCTCCGGGGCGTTCCCGTCCTGTGGCTGCCGTGGGGGGCGTTCCCCGTAAAGATGACGCGGCAGAGCGGGCTCCTTCTCCCGAGCTTCTCCTCCAGCCGGACCCGGGGATATTCGCTGCAACTGCCGTACTACCAGGTGATCAACCGCTGGAGCGACGCCACCGTGACGCTCGAGACGATGAGCCACCGCGGGTATCGGCCCGAGGCGGAGTACCGGTTCGTCCTGAATCCGGAATCCGTGGGTGCGATCCGCGCCACGATGTTCCGGGATCGGGTCGACGACGGGAACCGGGCGCGCTATTACGGGGAAAACGTTTACCGTTCCGGTCCGTTCACGGCAAACGCAACCCTGGAGATCGCGAGCGACTCCCGGTACTATCTCGACCTGGTCGACAACAGCGCGCTCGTGGCGGCCCGTCACGCGCGATCGGAAGGGTTCGCTTCCGTTGCGGGAGCGCACTCGGAGCACGCCGTCTCGATCCTTTGGAACAAGGACCTTCAGGATCTCCCCGGGCCGGACAACACCGCCCAGCGGGTGCCGGAGTACACGATGACGCTCCTGCCCGGCGGGATCCCGAGCTCCTGGGTCGACCTGTCCGGCGAGATCTCCGCAACCCGGTTCCAGCGCAGGGCCGGATCCGACGAACTCCGCGCGAGGGGATTCGGGGAGGTTTCGCGGGCCTTCCTGTTATACAAATCCTTCACCCTGGCGCCGTACCTTTTCGCGGACGTCCTCGGGACAAGTTTCGAACGGTCCTCGGGGGGGTCGACCGATGGCGGGCGGTTCGTCCCCGGAGGCGGGATGACCCTCTCGGCGGATGCCCGCCGGGATTTCAAGGAGAGCGCTCTCGTACACACGGCGGGGGCCTCGGTGGGATATCGATATATCCCGAAGGTCCGGCAGGACGATCTTCCCGTCACCGACCGATGGTCCCGGCTGGCCCCCCAGAGCCAGTTTCTCTTCACGTTTTCCCAGCGCCTTCTGGGGGTGAAGAGCGGCGCCGTGCCGAAGGAGTTCCTGTCGCTCCACATGGAGTGGGCCTATGATCTCGGCGGGAATGACCCGTCGGGGAGCCCGTACGTCGATCCGCTCGCACCCTACGTGCGGGCGTTGCGGGACCAGATCGACACGGGAGCGAATCGTCTGCCGAAGAAGAACGACGCCTCCTCGGACATCTACGCGATGGTGGGGCTGACCCCCTGGAATCGGTGGAAGTTCCATGGGGAGGCGCTCTTCGATCCGAAGGAAAGCGTCTTTACCGTCGGCGCGGTCGGCGCGGAATACAAGAAGGACGAGGACCACCGGATCCTCGGGGAATACCGGCTTTCCCGGGACCTCGCGGAAGACGTGCGGGGCACTTTCGCATGGCGCCTCCTGCGCTGGCTCCGTGTCCAGGCGCAGGCGAACTATTCCATGAAGAACGGCTTCCTTTCCGAAGGGGCCGTGGGGATGTCGGTGTTTCCGAAAAGCGACTGCTGGAATGTCGGGTTCACCGTCGAGCGGAAGACGCAGCCGGACGACACGAGCATGAGATTGACGTTCGGACTCAAGGGGATCGGGTCCATGGGACAATGA
- a CDS encoding NAD-dependent epimerase/dehydratase family protein, translating to MRIMVTGGAGFIASHVATAYVGAGHEVVVLDNLSSGKKENVPEGARFIFGDTGSETAVEAIRTFRPEIICHHAAQINVRKSVADPVFDAKENILNTLVLLEAAREHGVRKVIFSSSGGAGYGEQEDFPAEETHPLRPVSPYGVAKVSVELYLHFYRIQHGLEYTALRYSNVYGPRQDPHGEAGVVAIFCTRLLKGQPALVNGDGLQTRDYVYVGDVVRANLAALTRGDGLSINIGTGIETDVNTLFRKLRDLSGSRQEEIHGPAMPGEQRRSVIQNRMAFNELGWYPDVSLDDGLALTLAYFQDKVKSSGTW from the coding sequence ATGCGGATCATGGTAACCGGCGGGGCGGGATTCATCGCCTCCCATGTGGCGACGGCGTACGTCGGTGCGGGTCACGAGGTCGTCGTTCTGGACAACCTTTCCTCCGGGAAGAAGGAGAACGTCCCCGAGGGAGCGCGGTTCATCTTCGGAGACACGGGATCGGAAACCGCCGTCGAGGCGATCCGTACCTTCCGCCCGGAGATCATCTGCCATCACGCGGCGCAGATCAACGTCCGCAAGTCCGTCGCCGATCCCGTCTTCGACGCGAAGGAGAACATCCTGAACACGCTCGTTCTCCTCGAGGCGGCGCGGGAGCACGGGGTCCGGAAGGTGATCTTCTCCTCCTCCGGAGGGGCCGGGTACGGGGAACAGGAGGACTTCCCCGCGGAAGAAACCCACCCGTTGCGGCCCGTTTCTCCGTACGGGGTGGCGAAGGTCTCCGTGGAGCTCTACCTGCATTTCTACCGCATCCAGCACGGGCTGGAGTACACGGCGCTGCGATACTCGAACGTCTACGGGCCGCGGCAGGATCCGCACGGAGAGGCGGGCGTGGTCGCCATCTTCTGCACGCGGCTGCTGAAGGGACAACCCGCCCTCGTCAACGGCGACGGACTCCAGACACGAGATTACGTGTACGTGGGGGACGTCGTGCGCGCCAATCTCGCGGCGCTCACCCGCGGGGACGGGCTCTCCATCAACATCGGCACCGGGATCGAGACCGACGTGAACACCCTGTTCCGGAAGCTCCGGGATCTCTCCGGCAGCCGCCAGGAAGAGATCCACGGGCCGGCGATGCCGGGGGAGCAGCGCCGGTCGGTGATCCAGAACCGGATGGCCTTCAACGAGCTGGGATGGTATCCTGATGTTTCGCTGGACGATGGGCTCGCCCTCACGCTGGCCTACTTCCAAGACAAGGTGAAATCCTCCGGAACCTGGTAG
- the lepA gene encoding translation elongation factor 4 produces MRIENIRNFSIIAHIDHGKSTLADRLLEITGTLSDREKVDQFLDKMDLERERGITIKAQTVRMAHRAEDGKEYILNLIDTPGHVDFSYEVSRSLSACEGAILVVDASQGVEAQTLANVYMALDLNLEVIPVLNKIDLPNAEIERVRQEIEDVIGLDTSGILAVSAKKGTGVPELLEKVIKVIPPPEGDPDAPTKALIIDSWFDNYAGVVVLARVLDGAIRSGQRVTFMATGNSFEVQKVGVFAPHPKELQALGTGEVGFVIANIKELTETKVGDTITDTRHPTARPLPGFKVVRPMVFAGVYPLASDQYPQLRTAIDKLRLNDSSFTAEPESSVALGFGFRCGFLGLLHMEIVQERLEREYDVQLITTAPTVGYRAVKIDGTVLEVDSPARLPEPVELDHIEEPIIHATIHLPAEYLGNVLKLCEERRGVQRQMKFVSAVRVILEYELPLNEIVLDFYDKLKTASRGYASMDYEFLRFQQSNLVRLDILLNGDKVDALSLIVHRDNAYPKGKDVTERLRKLIPRQMFEVAIQAAIGGKIIARESVKAIRKNVIAKCYGGDISRKRKLLEKQKEGKKRMKQVGSVEIPQEAFLSILKVKE; encoded by the coding sequence ATGCGAATAGAGAACATCCGTAATTTTTCCATCATCGCCCACATCGACCACGGGAAGTCCACCCTGGCCGACCGGCTGCTCGAGATCACCGGCACCCTCTCGGACCGGGAGAAGGTCGACCAGTTCCTCGACAAGATGGACCTCGAGCGCGAGCGCGGGATCACGATCAAGGCCCAGACCGTCCGGATGGCCCATCGCGCGGAGGACGGAAAGGAATACATCCTAAACCTCATTGACACTCCCGGCCATGTCGACTTCTCCTACGAGGTGTCCCGCAGCCTCAGCGCCTGCGAAGGGGCGATCCTCGTCGTCGACGCGTCGCAGGGCGTCGAGGCCCAGACGCTGGCCAACGTCTACATGGCGCTCGACCTGAACCTCGAGGTCATTCCCGTGCTGAACAAGATCGATCTTCCGAACGCGGAGATCGAGCGGGTACGGCAGGAGATCGAGGACGTCATCGGCCTCGACACCTCCGGGATCCTCGCGGTCAGCGCGAAGAAGGGGACAGGCGTTCCGGAACTTCTCGAAAAGGTGATCAAGGTGATCCCCCCCCCCGAGGGAGATCCTGACGCGCCGACCAAGGCGCTGATCATCGATTCCTGGTTCGACAATTACGCCGGCGTGGTCGTTCTCGCCCGGGTGCTGGACGGCGCGATCCGGTCCGGCCAGCGGGTCACCTTCATGGCGACGGGGAATTCGTTCGAGGTGCAGAAGGTCGGCGTCTTCGCTCCCCATCCGAAGGAGCTGCAGGCGCTTGGGACCGGGGAAGTCGGTTTCGTGATCGCCAACATCAAGGAACTGACCGAGACGAAGGTGGGCGACACGATCACCGACACGCGCCATCCAACCGCCCGGCCGCTCCCGGGGTTCAAGGTCGTCCGGCCGATGGTGTTCGCGGGGGTCTACCCGCTCGCCTCCGACCAGTATCCCCAACTGCGGACCGCGATCGACAAGCTGCGCCTGAACGACTCCTCGTTCACGGCGGAACCGGAGAGCTCCGTGGCGCTCGGATTCGGTTTCCGGTGCGGATTTCTCGGGCTGCTCCACATGGAGATCGTCCAGGAGCGCCTGGAGCGCGAGTACGACGTGCAGCTCATCACGACGGCGCCCACCGTCGGGTACCGCGCGGTGAAGATCGACGGGACGGTCCTCGAGGTCGACAGTCCCGCCCGTCTCCCCGAACCGGTGGAGCTCGACCATATCGAGGAACCGATCATCCACGCGACGATCCACCTGCCGGCGGAATACCTGGGAAACGTCCTCAAGCTGTGCGAGGAACGGCGGGGGGTGCAGCGGCAGATGAAATTCGTTTCGGCGGTCCGGGTCATCCTCGAGTACGAACTGCCGCTGAACGAGATCGTCCTCGACTTCTACGACAAGCTAAAGACCGCCTCCCGCGGATACGCTTCGATGGATTACGAATTTCTCCGGTTCCAGCAGTCCAACCTGGTCCGGCTCGACATCCTGCTCAACGGGGACAAGGTGGACGCCCTGTCGCTCATCGTGCACCGGGACAACGCCTACCCGAAGGGGAAGGACGTCACGGAACGCCTGCGGAAGCTGATCCCCCGCCAGATGTTCGAGGTGGCCATCCAGGCGGCGATCGGCGGCAAGATCATCGCCCGGGAGTCGGTCAAGGCGATCCGGAAGAACGTCATCGCGAAATGCTACGGCGGCGACATCTCGCGAAAACGGAAACTCCTGGAGAAGCAGAAGGAGGGGAAGAAGCGGATGAAGCAGGTCGGCTCCGTCGAAATACCCCAGGAAGCGTTCTTGTCGATACTCAAGGTCAAAGAGTAA
- the lepB gene encoding signal peptidase I yields MSELWMQAGGSKKGKIREYAEAFAVALVIALIVRTLLLQAFKIPSGSMENTLLIGDHIFVNKFVYGYHVPFTKGRILAFSTPKRGDIIVFVFPEDPSKDFIKRVIGIPGDVVEVRQKTVYVNGAPLAEEYTRYADGKNVDGSVRGRDNMPPVRVPAGKLFMMGDNRDRSYDSRFWGFVDMDAVIGKALFIYFSIDWNRGIGWADVGRYPELVRWDRIGRVLR; encoded by the coding sequence ATGTCTGAACTTTGGATGCAAGCTGGGGGGTCGAAGAAGGGGAAGATCCGGGAGTACGCCGAGGCGTTCGCCGTCGCGCTGGTCATCGCGCTGATCGTCCGCACCCTCCTCCTGCAGGCGTTCAAGATCCCTTCGGGCTCCATGGAGAACACGCTCCTGATCGGGGACCACATCTTCGTCAACAAGTTCGTCTACGGGTACCACGTGCCGTTCACGAAGGGACGGATCCTCGCCTTTTCCACGCCGAAACGGGGAGACATCATCGTCTTCGTCTTTCCGGAGGACCCGAGCAAGGATTTCATCAAGCGCGTCATCGGGATTCCCGGGGACGTCGTGGAGGTCCGGCAGAAGACCGTTTACGTCAACGGGGCCCCGCTTGCGGAGGAGTACACTCGTTACGCGGACGGGAAAAACGTCGACGGCTCCGTTCGCGGCAGGGACAACATGCCCCCGGTGCGGGTGCCGGCAGGGAAGCTCTTCATGATGGGGGACAATCGCGATCGTTCCTACGACTCCCGCTTCTGGGGGTTCGTCGACATGGACGCGGTCATCGGGAAGGCGCTGTTCATCTACTTTTCGATCGACTGGAATCGAGGCATCGGCTGGGCGGACGTGGGGCGCTACCCCGAGCTCGTCCGCTGGGATCGGATCGGACGCGTTTTGCGGTAG